From Anolis carolinensis isolate JA03-04 unplaced genomic scaffold, rAnoCar3.1.pri scaffold_8, whole genome shotgun sequence, a single genomic window includes:
- the LOC100553677 gene encoding indolethylamine N-methyltransferase encodes MEDKLIGREALKQNFVAKEYLTTYVSVGCGGPPTCGTIYAPALEKLHKTFSRGDIRGDTLIDIGSGPTIYQHVSACEYFQEIITSDFLEQNQEEIKKWLKKDPEAYDWSLILKYVCELEGNREKWMEKEEKLRRTIKRVLPCDATLPNPFDPVVLPPADCLLSTFALEVACKDHSIYRSVVKNLGALVKPGGHLIFAATLGVSYWMVGPSKFDCMALTPEVVEGAVKDAGFEILSCESLGFTFPPGICDAYDSLFLVARKPK; translated from the exons ATGGAGGATAAATTAATCGGAAGAGAAGCTTTAAAGCAGAATTTCGTTGCCAAGGAATACTTAACAACTTATGTGTCTGTTGGGTGTGGTGGCCCTCCAACCTGTGGCACGATATATGCTCCTGCTTTGGAGAAGCTCCACAAGACATTCAGTAGAG GTGACATCCGAGGGGACACCCTGATTGATATTGGAAGTGGGCCCACCATCTACCAACACGTGTCTGCCTGTGAATATTTCCAAGAGATCATCACCAGTGATTTCCTTGAGCAGAACCAGGAGGAGATTAAGAAGTGGCTGAAGAAGGATCCGGAAGCGTACGACTGGTCTCTGATTCTGAAATATGTCTGCGAGTTGGAAGGAAACAG GGAGAAGTggatggagaaggaagagaagctgAGGAGGACCATCAAGCGGGTCCTTCCGTGTGACGCCACCCTGCCCAACCCTTTTGACCCGGTGGTGCTCCCGCCGGCCGATTGCCTCCTCTCCACGTTCGCCCTGGAAGTGGCCTGCAAAGACCATTCCATCTACCGCTCCGTCGTGAAGAATCTGGGCGCTTTGGTCAAACCGGGGGGTCACCTCATTTTTGCTGCGACTCTCGGAGTCAGCTACTGGATGGTCGGCCCCTCCAAGTTCGATTGCATGGCCCTGACCCCAGAGGTTGTTGAAGGTGCCGTGAAAGATGCTGGCTTTGAAATCTTGTCATGTGAGAGCCTCGGGTTTACTTTTCCCCCGGGCATCTGTGATGCATATGACTCACTATTTCTCGTGGCCCGGAAGCCCAAATGA